The following are encoded in a window of Leptodactylus fuscus isolate aLepFus1 chromosome 9, aLepFus1.hap2, whole genome shotgun sequence genomic DNA:
- the DDX59 gene encoding putative ATP-dependent RNA helicase DDX59, whose product MFVPRAVKRRKEPEGAAGKKRGVVGLECQSSPSAPSSAAPCLDSVLHPAVTSPNNPVPCTSSLSTSSDVPLSSATDVLLSAPGATEATSAAPSTPAAVTYGTPSASAAVTYGSPSAAVTYGSPSASAAVTYGSPSAAVTSGSPSAAVTYGSPSASAVTHGSPSAAVTHESPSAPATVPDSLPSAPSSTQFAPVYTPTTLPASLCAPANASPSSQLSASSTSLTPVPQIAPLPVSASDVEDEAIKSYSKLQRWPLQGEPVCVVCGRYGEYICDRTDHDVCSLECKAKDILQSTQSTSEYPTVTYPSSSLVNVTTENETVEHSPLPGNIMTILPPVHRPMETVTSQSDSATYTYQEHEFITQLEQDQVNNVRQQLGLSVQGKDVCRPIIDFEHCNFPPTLCTNLKRAGYEVPTPIQMQMIPVGLMGRDILASADTGSGKTAAFLLPAVVRCMKQKDAPAALILTPTRELAVQIEKQAQELMFKLPQMKTALLVGGMPLPPQLHRLRQNVQVIIATPGRLLEIISQNAVNLGELKILILDEADTMLKMGFQQQVLEILERTPLDRQTVLVSATIPDSIESFSQQLLRDPVRITVGEKNQPCSNVRQIVLWVEEPSKKKKLFEILNDSKLFHPPVLVFVDCRLGADLLSEAIHKITELECVAIHSEKSQSERTKILQGLLQGQYDVVVSTGVLGRGLDLVHVTLVVNFDMPSSMDEYVHQIGRSGRLGHRGTAITFINKNNKHLFWDLVKRVQPTGSLLPPQLLNSPYVLEQKRTEQRKHRDQNKLVTGDQILDLIRKHDKQKPHK is encoded by the exons ATGTTTGTACCGAGAGCGGTGAAAAGGCGGAAGGAGCCTGAAGGAGCCGCGGGGAAGAAGAGGGGAGTGGTGGGACTGGAATGTCAGTCCTCTCCTTCAGCTCCATCATCAGCTGCTCCGTGCCTGGATTCTGTACTGCACCCTGCTGTTACTTCCCCTAATAATCCCGTGCCCTGCACATCCTCACTATCCACCTCTTCTGACGTCCCTCTGTCTTCTGCTACTGATGTCTTGTTATCTGCCCCTGGTGCAACAGAAGCAACATCTGCAGCTCCCTCTACACCTGCTGCTGTAACCTATGGGACACCCTCTGCCTCTGCTGCTGTAACCTATGGGTCACCCTCTGCTGCTGTAACCTATGGGTCACCCTCTGCCTCTGCTGCTGTAACCTATGGGTCACCCTCTGCTGCTGTAACCAGTGGGTCACCCTCTGCAGCTGTAACCTATGGGTCACCCTCTGCCTCTGCTGTAACCCATGGGTCACCCTCTGCTGCTGTAACCCATGAGTCACCCTCAGCCCCTGCTACTGTACCAGATTCATTGCCATCCGCCCCTTCTTCCACACAGtttgctccagtatatacccctaCAACACTGCCTGCATCATTATGTGCCCCAGCTAATGCCTCTCCATCTTCCCAGCTCTCAGCTTCTTCTACATCTCTAACTCCTGTGCCTCAGATTGCTCCTCTTCCAGTATCTGCCTCTGATGTAGAGGATGAAGCCATCAAATCCTACAGCAAACTTCAGCGCTGGCCTCTCCAGGGAGAACCTGTCTGTGTTGTATGTGGAAGATACGGAGAATATATCTGTGACCGGACTGACCATGATGTGTGTAGTTTGGAATGTAAAGCCAAAGACATACTACAGTCTACACAGTCCACTTCTGAGTACCCAACAGTCACTTATCCATCTTCAAGTCTAGTCAATGTAACTACAGAAAATGAGACTGTAGAACATTCACCTTTACCAGGTAACATTATGACTATATTACCGCCTGTGCATCGACCCATGGAAACCGTGACTTCACAGTCTGACAGTGCAACCTACACCTACCAAGAGCATGAATTTATCACCCAGTTGGAGCAAGATCAGGTCAACAATGTTAGACAGCAGCTTGGTTTATCTGTACAAGGAAAAGATGTGTGCAGGCCGATAATAGACTTTGAGCATTGTAACTTTCCACCTACACTTTGCACAAATCTGAAACGGGCTGGATATGAAGTTCCTACTCCCATCCAGATGCAGATGATCCCTGTTGGACTAATGGGAAGGGATATACTGGCAAGTGCAGACACGGGATCCGGGAAGACTGCTGCATTCCTCCTTCCAGCTGTAGTCAGATGTATGAAACAG AAGGATGCCCCAGCAGCGCTTATCCTTACACCCACAAGAGAGCTGGCAGTGCAGATAGAGAAGCAAGCCCAGGAACTGATGTTTAAGCTTCCCCAAATGAAGACCGCTTTACTTGTTGGTGGGATGCCATTACCACCCCAACTCCACCGACTGAGGCAAAATGTACAG GTTATTATTGCAACTCCTGGAAGACTCTTAGAAATCATTAGTCAAAATGCTGTAAACCTTGGAGAACTGAAGATCCTGATCCTGGATGAG gcggaCACAATGCTAAAGATGGGGTTTCAGCAGCAAGTGCTTGAGATTTTGGAGCGCACTCCTCTAGATCGCCAGACAGTGCTCGTTTCAGCCACTATCCCTGACAGCATTGAAAGTTTTTCCCAGCAGCTTTTGAGGGATCCTGTGCGGATTACTGTTGGCGAAAAAAACCAGCCATGCTCTAATGTTCGCCAAATTGTACTGTGGGTGGAGGAGCCTTCCAAGAAAAAGAAGCTATTTGAAATACTGAAT GACTCAAAGCTTTTCCATCCCCCTGTACTGGTGTTTGTGGATTGCCGTCTAGGTGCAGATCTGCTCAGTGAAGCTATCCATAAGATTACTGAGTTAGAATGTGTTGCTATCCATTCTGAAAAATCTCAGTCGGAAAGGACGAAGATACTTCAG ggatTACTGCAGGGGCAGTATGATGTTGTTGTTAGTACTGGTGTCCTGGGTAGAGGTCTGGATCTAGTGCACGTGACATTGGTTGTGAATTTTGACATGCCATCAAGCATGGATGAATATGTCCACCAG ATTGGAAGATCTGGAAGACTGGGTCACCGAGGAACAGCTATTAcatttattaataaaaacaacaaGCACCTCTTCTGGGATCTGGTGAAGAGAGTGCAGCCAACAGGGTCGCTGCTTCCCCCACAACTGCTGAACTCGCCGTATGTCCTGGAGCAGAAGCGGACGGAGCAGAGAAAGCATCGGGACCAAAACAAGTTGGTCACAGGAGACCAGATTCTTGACCTCATCCGAAAACATGACAAACAAAAACCACACAAGTGA